A genomic region of Stenotrophomonas sp. NA06056 contains the following coding sequences:
- a CDS encoding TonB-dependent receptor, giving the protein MSAHHSVVRRPARLHHAALYQALLLGLAATAQAAPPPANGASINGAPIHCEGNQCSAEGDLLFTLRSRSFDEPVTEGTSTHSSSQVLQPDRRVSVALDEPGKATVRGEFMIRLPEGGAIWATEDPAMGQPELSISAPGMVAFDQGRIVRPVEFFVRGNYTAFIKRLEVSVYRGSDSDRVAPLATFELPVAAVGQGSWDGVLTASTPLRRGDRLVYVLRAYDAEGNVDETSAQSMQLVTLAEVERGNQQLRDALEDRRGTAVDANQAASLSLLEQVFDSNGLRQQNIPVYGSRVRLRGRDLPLGAALKINGESYPLDQDRKFAAEYLMPIGHHAFDVRVERPDAPAIARTLEVDVSGSYLFGVGLADVTVYQNKASGAGRDVARGERDDDVLSDGRLAFYLKAKTRGRYLLTAQADTQNRPLDELFTGFTTADPQDLFRSLDPDLYYPTYGDDSLTQRDVDSMGRFYLRMDWDKNQALWGNYNTGLSGTEYAQYVRSLYGAALSWRSRGANAWGDAQTELRLFGSQAETAPGHSEFIGTGGSLYYLRHASILRGSDQVVLEIRDRTTGRVEQRVSLVRGADYEIDALQGRILLTRPLAQVSRENLRRISRDVPLDGYEQRLIVDYEWVPTGFDNDDITAGVRGKHWFGDHIAVGGTYVDEQRAGQDYSLRGADLTLQAGRGTYLKVEHSRSEATSAPVFFSDNGGLSFTRLNPEGPREGEATAVEARVNLRELGWTQRDWSAGAWWRQVEGGYSVGRFDTGQRVREQGAELLGYVTDDFSLYARYSEARRGNESLIQAQATAEWRIGDNDRVSAELRRVQEDRGIGSNAGVLAAARYTHRIGTALDIYGGGQLTVDDDHGRYADNDAVVAGGTYTFANLSTIGAEVSDGDRGSAAQINAEYKLTPQHSFYGAFTQSTDRSEYDPLFSPNAQDGWTLGQRWRLSDQVNVFNESQFLKSGQESGLANTFGMDFYPAVGWNAGFTLSDGKLDASSGQVDRKAVSLSGGRTSPGTEWQSKVEWRRDTGAERRTQWVSTNRLSHRLNDSWRIAARFNYADTDDAINPVAGARFIEGNLGFAYRPWDNDRWALFGRYSYLYDLSTLGQVNGVDYDQRTQVLSLEGVYRIDQRWEVAAKLARREGEVRYGRGTGPWFDSATNFGAAQLRYDLYYQWHGLLEYRLLDVRDGGRRQGWLAGVDRDVGRNFRVGVGYNFTDFSDDLTKFDYTHRGWYLNLVGRY; this is encoded by the coding sequence ATGAGCGCCCATCACTCTGTCGTCCGGCGTCCTGCCCGCCTGCACCACGCAGCGTTGTACCAGGCGCTGTTGCTGGGCCTGGCGGCGACGGCACAGGCGGCGCCGCCGCCGGCCAACGGCGCGTCCATCAATGGCGCGCCCATCCACTGCGAAGGCAACCAGTGCAGCGCCGAGGGCGACCTGCTGTTCACCCTGCGCTCGCGCAGCTTCGATGAACCGGTGACCGAAGGCACGTCGACGCACTCGTCGTCACAGGTACTGCAGCCGGACCGCCGCGTAAGCGTCGCGCTGGACGAACCGGGCAAGGCGACCGTGCGCGGTGAGTTCATGATCCGCCTGCCGGAAGGCGGCGCGATCTGGGCCACCGAAGACCCCGCCATGGGCCAGCCCGAACTGTCGATCTCGGCACCGGGCATGGTGGCGTTCGACCAGGGGCGCATCGTGCGTCCGGTCGAATTCTTCGTGCGCGGCAACTACACCGCGTTCATCAAACGCCTGGAAGTGAGCGTCTACCGCGGTAGCGACAGTGATCGGGTCGCGCCCCTGGCAACCTTTGAACTGCCTGTGGCTGCGGTCGGGCAGGGCAGTTGGGACGGTGTGCTGACGGCGTCCACGCCGCTGCGTCGTGGCGACCGCCTTGTGTATGTGCTGCGTGCGTACGATGCCGAGGGCAATGTCGATGAGACGTCGGCGCAGTCCATGCAGCTGGTGACGCTGGCCGAAGTGGAGCGTGGCAACCAGCAGTTGCGTGACGCCCTGGAAGATCGCCGCGGTACGGCCGTCGATGCCAACCAGGCCGCTTCGTTGTCGCTGCTGGAGCAGGTGTTCGACAGCAATGGCCTGAGGCAGCAGAACATCCCGGTGTACGGTTCGCGAGTGCGCCTGCGCGGCCGTGATCTGCCGCTTGGCGCGGCACTGAAGATCAATGGCGAAAGCTACCCGCTGGACCAGGACCGCAAATTCGCCGCCGAATACCTGATGCCGATCGGTCATCACGCATTCGATGTGCGCGTGGAGCGTCCCGACGCACCGGCGATCGCGCGCACTCTGGAGGTGGATGTCAGTGGCAGCTACCTGTTCGGTGTCGGCCTGGCCGATGTCACGGTGTACCAGAACAAGGCCAGTGGTGCAGGGCGCGATGTCGCCCGTGGCGAGCGTGATGACGATGTGCTCAGTGACGGACGCCTGGCGTTCTACCTGAAGGCGAAGACGCGCGGCCGCTATCTGTTGACGGCACAGGCTGATACGCAGAACAGGCCGTTGGACGAACTGTTCACCGGCTTCACCACCGCAGATCCGCAGGATCTGTTCCGCAGCCTGGACCCGGACCTGTACTACCCCACCTATGGCGACGATTCGTTGACCCAGCGCGACGTCGACAGCATGGGTCGCTTCTACCTGCGCATGGACTGGGACAAGAACCAGGCGCTGTGGGGCAACTACAACACTGGCCTGAGCGGCACCGAGTACGCCCAGTACGTGCGTTCGCTGTACGGTGCGGCGCTGTCGTGGCGCTCACGCGGCGCCAATGCCTGGGGTGATGCGCAGACCGAACTGCGCCTGTTCGGCTCGCAGGCCGAGACCGCACCGGGCCACAGCGAGTTCATCGGCACCGGTGGCAGCTTGTACTACCTGCGCCATGCCAGCATCCTGCGCGGCTCGGACCAGGTGGTGCTGGAGATCCGTGACCGCACCACCGGCCGTGTCGAACAGCGGGTGTCGCTGGTGCGCGGTGCCGATTACGAGATCGATGCGCTGCAGGGCCGCATCCTGCTGACCCGGCCGTTGGCCCAGGTCAGCCGCGAGAATCTGCGCCGGATCAGCCGCGACGTGCCGCTGGACGGCTACGAGCAGCGTCTGATCGTCGATTACGAATGGGTGCCGACCGGCTTCGACAATGACGACATCACCGCCGGCGTACGTGGCAAGCACTGGTTCGGCGACCACATAGCAGTGGGGGGTACCTATGTGGATGAACAACGCGCCGGCCAGGACTACTCGCTGCGCGGTGCCGACCTGACCCTGCAGGCCGGGCGCGGTACCTATCTGAAGGTCGAGCACAGCCGCAGCGAGGCGACCAGTGCGCCGGTGTTCTTCTCCGACAACGGTGGCCTGAGCTTCACCCGCCTCAACCCCGAAGGACCGCGCGAAGGCGAGGCCACTGCGGTGGAGGCACGGGTGAACCTGCGCGAGCTGGGCTGGACCCAGCGCGACTGGAGTGCCGGTGCCTGGTGGCGGCAGGTCGAGGGAGGCTACTCGGTGGGTCGCTTCGATACCGGCCAGCGCGTGCGCGAGCAGGGCGCCGAGCTGTTGGGCTACGTCACCGACGATTTCAGCCTGTATGCGCGTTACAGCGAAGCGCGGCGCGGCAATGAATCGTTGATCCAGGCCCAGGCCACCGCCGAATGGCGGATCGGCGACAACGACCGCGTGTCGGCCGAACTGCGACGGGTGCAGGAAGACCGCGGCATCGGCAGCAATGCCGGCGTGCTCGCGGCAGCGCGCTACACCCATCGCATCGGTACCGCGCTGGACATCTATGGCGGGGGCCAGCTGACGGTCGATGACGATCATGGTCGTTACGCGGACAACGACGCGGTGGTCGCAGGCGGTACCTACACCTTCGCCAACCTGTCCACGATCGGCGCCGAGGTCAGCGATGGTGATCGTGGCAGTGCCGCGCAGATCAATGCCGAGTACAAGTTGACGCCGCAGCACAGCTTCTATGGTGCGTTCACCCAATCCACCGACCGCAGTGAGTACGACCCGCTGTTCAGCCCGAACGCGCAGGATGGCTGGACGCTGGGCCAGCGCTGGCGCCTCTCCGACCAGGTCAACGTGTTCAACGAGAGCCAGTTCCTGAAATCCGGCCAGGAATCCGGCCTGGCGAACACCTTCGGCATGGATTTCTACCCGGCGGTGGGCTGGAACGCGGGCTTCACCCTCAGCGATGGCAAGCTGGATGCGAGCAGTGGCCAGGTCGACCGCAAGGCCGTCAGCCTGTCCGGCGGCCGTACCTCGCCGGGTACCGAGTGGCAGAGCAAGGTGGAATGGCGTCGCGACACCGGTGCGGAGCGGCGCACGCAATGGGTCAGCACCAACCGCCTCAGCCATCGTCTCAATGACAGCTGGCGGATCGCGGCGCGGTTCAACTACGCCGATACCGACGATGCGATCAACCCGGTGGCCGGTGCACGCTTCATCGAAGGCAATCTCGGCTTTGCCTACCGACCCTGGGACAATGATCGCTGGGCGTTGTTCGGTCGTTACAGCTATCTGTACGACCTGTCGACGCTGGGCCAGGTCAACGGCGTGGACTACGATCAGCGCACGCAGGTGCTTTCGCTGGAAGGCGTGTACCGCATCGACCAACGCTGGGAAGTAGCGGCCAAGCTGGCCCGCCGCGAAGGTGAGGTGCGCTATGGCCGAGGCACCGGCCCGTGGTTCGATTCAGCCACGAACTTCGGTGCCGCGCAGCTGCGCTATGACCTGTACTACCAGTGGCATGGGCTGCTGGAGTACCGCCTGCTGGACGTGCGTGATGGCGGTCGCCGGCAGGGTTGGTTGGCAGGCGTGGACCGCGACGTCGGCCGCAACTTCCGGGTCGGCGTGGGCTACAACTTCACCGACTTCAGTGACGACCTGACCAAGTTCGACTACACGCACCGCGGCTGGTACCTGAACCTGGTGGGCCGCTATTGA